A window of uncultured Methanoregula sp. genomic DNA:
TTCCCGTGCCTTTGGATCGCTGCTGAACATATCTGCAGAACTGTCATACACGTTATTTACCGTCTTGTTGAGCCCCAGCGAGAGGTGCTTATCGGTGACGGTGATGCCCAGATGCAGGGGTTCCTCGACAATCCAGATCCGGAAATTGGTATAAGGTTTGAGCTGCCGGAGTTTGCTTGAGAACGGCTCCTGTATCAGTCCTTCCACAATCTTGTGGCTCACCACGAGTTCAACAGGAATGCCGGCAACGACACGCTCCGAGAGAACATCGGCTATCGCGGGACTCATCACCGACGAGATGCCGTGGATGTACTCTGCCTGCTGCAGGATGGAAAGAAAATGCGAGTAGACATGAAACATGTTGTCCGTGGTGTCGAATTTTAATTCGGAACCGATGAGATCTCCTATCTGGTGAAGGAACGGCTCGGGTATCCCCTCGATATCGTGGGTTGCCCAGAATTCCCTGTGGTTCATCAGCTCCCCGATCGTCATGACGAAATTCCCGATCTTGGTGGCAAGGATGTTGCCCACCGGGGTGATATGGTACCCGTGGTCCCGCTGCTCGATAAGGGAGAGGCGCTCGAGACTCCGGATCTTGGGGATGATGGCCTGCGATGTGCTGCCGGTCACATCCCGAAGCTCTGACAGTTGTTTTGGCCCCACGGTCACTGCAAGCAGAATCTGGATCTTCAGCCGGGAGGAGAAGATGGATTGGATCAATTTGCTGTTATCATTATAGACTTCGAGAGGATCCATCCATGTAGGTTTGCCGAATGGGGGTATATATGCTAACTCATTTTTTTATAACGTGTGCATCAATAAATCCTGGGTTATAACAGCGGCCTCTGGTAAAATGGAATTTAAATTCCCTGGTAAAGTGGCACCAGGAGCAGGATTGCCAGTGAAAAACAGATGTACTGCCCGTCAGAGATGGCATCGGCCAGGAAATCCCTTATCTGGGCCTGGCCCAGGAGATAAACGCAGCCATGGGAGTACAGATTTGCTGCAACCAGCAATGCGGTTGCGAATGGTGGCAGGGAGAGGATCAGGCTGAGAACGATTAATGGTGTACCGAGGACCAAAATTACCCCGGACAGGATGGTTTTCGCCTTCTTTTCCCCGAAGATAACCGGAATCGTCCTCACCCCGGCGCTGGCATCCCCGATCCGGTCCCGCATGTCCGGTATAAGCGAGGCCATGAAACCCCACATGAAGAAGAGCACAAAGACAAGAGCTGTTTTGGAATCCGGTATGCTGCCAATAAGATATACCGGCAGGAGCGAACAGATGACTGCCCAGGAGATCCCGACTGCGATATTTTTTACCGCCGGGATCTCTTTTAACCGGGAATACCCGGTCCAGGCCGGAAGACAGCGGAAACTGTACATGATCCCCAGGATGAATGGTGCGGTGGTTGCAAGCAGCGGCAGAACGCCGTACATGGCAGAGAAGGCCAGTGCAAGCAGAAGAGCCAGAATCCCCCCGTAATACAGGAGTTTTTCATACCGTTTGGTGAATGCAAACCGGTCCTGCCGGTTGATGGCATCTTCATCCTCGTCCGTTTTCCTGTTGAGGTTATAGATGGAGAATGCCACCAGGAATGGTATGACAGCAGTCATTGCACTCCAGGATACCTGCTGGATGATGCAGGAGACAAATGCCATTGCCACGCATTCAAAGGAGAGCAGAAGAGAACTGAATATGAGAAAATTATAGAGATCACCAATTCTGTTCACTGTTTTTTCATTGAACCGGAAGGGATAGTTCCCTTCCCGTACAACCTCGTCGGTAGATACTTCCATACATTGATAAAAACGAAGAAAAAGTTAACATTCATTCTGTCAGCGAATGTTCATCGCTGCGATGAATTCGAAAACCCGTGATAAATATGTAACCCTGACAAGAAATGTTCGATAAGACATGTGGATTAAGGGCTACCCAATCTCTCCAAAATATAGTTCGTTTACTATATCAATCTGGTGTATGAAAATGAATGACACGGATCATCCCACGGAGTAATCTGCAGATGAGCCCCTGCCTGAAACCCCGGGTGGAGGACCGGGTGGAATCATTTTTTCAGATTGTCCCGATCCTGGACCTGATCAACGGGGCACGACTGGGGGAGCAGAAGAAAAACCTGGAAGAGAATCTCCGGAATTACGGGTATATTCCCCAACGGTCGGATGTGGTTATCCTTGATCACAGCCATATCGCGGATTATACAATCACCATTGCCCGATACACCCTCGATTATGTGGATGATGGAGATACCACCGGCAGGACTGTTTCTGTTGACGGGTCGGTTGCGATAAAGATCGATAATTCCGGCAACCGGGATATCCTGATCTCTCTGAAAACATTTCCGTTCGGGCCTGATTTTGATCCCCATTATGCCGAAACAACCCCGTTCTGCAGTAAAAACTGAGACCCTCTGATGCGGGTTCTTTCAATCTTGTTCTCCGGATATCCGGACCGCGCCAGCTCACAAGCCAGGTGTTGATTTACCGGGTCTCAACTAGGTACCTGATTATCGTCCTGCCCAGCTGTTCGGGATACTGGTACTGCAGCCCGTGACCGGCGCCCGTAAACCCGGCCTGCTCTGCGTTTGGGATCCGGTCAGCAAGAATCCGCGCGTTGCCGGGAGGGATGACAATATCGTCGGTGCCGGTAATGACCAATACCGGGCACCGGATCGCCGGCAGCCGGTCGAACGACCCCGTCCATGAGAAGAATGCCTCAGCCTGCCGCCCGGCGTTCTCAACACTGGTTGTCTCATGGACTTCAGGGCAGTACTTCCACGGGTCATGGGTTGCCAGCCAGTCTTCCGGGAAGAGCACGGAGAACATCCGGTGTGCAATCTCCGGCAGCTCCCCACTCTTGTCCGAGAGCCGGTTCCAGATTTCAGACTCCATCCGGATGCCGTTCTTTCCTCCGCAGGTACCTGCAACAAGGATGAGTTTTTGCACCCGGGCCGGGTGGGAGATAACCAGTTCCTGCGCAATGGAGGCACCCATGGAGAGACCAAGCAGATGGGCGCAGTCGATCCCGCAGGCATCCATCAGGGCAGCCGCATCGTCTGCAAAGAGGGTGATGGAGAACAGTCTGTCCGATGCAGTGGAATACCCGGTGCCCCGGTTATCGAAGATGAGGACGCGGAAGTGGCGGGCAAGCAGTGCGAGCAAAGACGGGTTCCATGTATCCATTGTTGATGCAAACCCGTTGATGAGGAGAAGCGGATACCCAGATCCGATCTCCCTGTACGCGAGCGTGATCCCGTTCACTGCGGCTGTTTTCATCCCTTCTTCCGGTAATCCTGTCAGCATGCACCCCCGGCAATTATGTATTCACCGGCACGAACCCGGCTTTTCTGTATGCGGGATAATCGGCCGGGATGTCTTTTCATCCTTTCGCCCGGGGGCATGCCTGCGATCCATGCCCGTAACCCGGTGTGAATGTCCGGTAATACGGTACCAAAACCGCCCGTAATCAGCCTGGCCCGGGACACGCATCAAAAGTAATGAAACTGAAAATAAAAAATCAGGTGGACGACTGCTCTCCCGCCCCGGGGCTGGAGGAACCGGTCATCCGGCCGGTTTTTGCATAGGTATAGAGATTCCGGATTGCGATCCCCGCAACCGTTGCCCCGGCAAGGGCAAGGATCATCCAGACCGTCATGTACAGGGCTGCAACTGCCCCCCACCCGCCTTTATAGTAGAATTCGTACCAGAACGGGCTGCTGAGCTCGACTGCACTGAACAGTACCTGAAACAGCCCAGAAAGAGCGGTGAACGCGACAAGGGCGATCCCAAGGATGAGGAAACAAGCGAGCATCTCGCCCCAGATCTTCTTTGTGATCCGGACTGACCCGGCAACCGCCCCGGTCAGCGTCTTCTTCTCGAGAACGATAACCGGGGTAATGAATGCCGTTATCGCGAACAGGACCACGGTTATGATCATCATCAGGAACGTTGCATCGGAGGCATACATGAGATGGAATGTTCCGGCAATGGGGCCCTGGCCGTAAGCTTCCGGCTCCACAATATAGCCGAACGGAAACCTGGTTATCAATGAGTTGATCGCGAGATCTCCCGTGAGCCGGAAAAGGTAATAGATTCCTGTTCCTGCCATTGCCAGGATACCGGACCAGGCAAGAAGCGGCCGGAGATACTTCCCTGCTTCTGAACATCCATCCCGGATCGTGTGCGCTCTTCCCCCGCCTTCTGCCGGCCGGTAAAGAACAAGTCCTGCCAGCAGGAAACAGAAGCAGAAGAGGGAAAACCATTCGATGCAGAATGTCAGGACAATCCATGCCGGCCCGCTTATCAGTTCGTACGGGTACGATCCCAGGATGGTGAGGGCGTACTGCGCAAGGAACACGAATGCTATCACAAGGCCGGTCAGGGCCGAGAACCAGAGCAGGTGCCTCTCCTGCGCCAGGGTTTTTACGCTCCCGGCCGCTATCCCGACCCCGCGCCGGAGCCGGCCCGGCCCCCCGGAGGCCCCGCCATCGCCCGGCTGTGCGGCATTTACTGCTATTGGTCTTACGGTGAACGCCGATGGGAATGCGTGCAGGGCTGGTGTTTTCCGGCACAGGCCGAACCAGTGTTCAGCCATTTCCGATACCCGGGTCATTTTCCATTCCCCCTGATTTTTGCAAGTAATTCTTCAGCCATTTTTGTCGGGTCGCCGGTTTTCTCTATCTTGATTCCCAGCTCGGTTGCGAAATCCCAGATGAATTCGATACACTGGGTGAATTCATTACATGTCCCGCATTCGCCGTCATGCTCGTACCAGACCTGCATGCCGTGCTTCTCCGAGACGAAGATATAGGCATTGGTCTGGAACGGGATGTATCGCCCGGACAGGATCCCGCGTTCCAGATCAATCTTCTCAATCTGGATCCGGTTTGCGCGGGCCATCTCACGGAGCGAGGCCTCGATCTTCTCGTCCACTGCCCGGAGCGCCTGGGAGACCCCCTGCCTTGTGATGTCAAGCTCGTTTGCAATACAGACATTCTGCATCCCGCTGCGTCGCATCTTCCAGAATCCGAACTGTTTTTCGTTCATTGGTAAGAACATATGTAAATGTATAGACATTTACAATATAAAAGTATGGGCGGACCCGGGCCCGAAATGGGTGGATGTATCTTTTCGGGGAACCGGGGTTCAAATCGGGGTGTCTCCGGATTCACCAGTTAGCGTGCCTCCCGTCAGTGGATGGCTGAGGGGTGGGGTTGGACCGGGTCTTCATGGACACAAAAGCGGGAACGGGCCGGTGTTGGTGAGATAGTTCATGGTTCCCGGGCATCCGGTCCGTCCATTCCTGTTTGTATACATGGCGACCCGAAGATCATACGATCTCTTGGTACTCCCTGTACACATCCGGCAACCGGTTCGTTGTCCCGTACTTGAACAGACCCATGGTGGCGATGCCGACGATTGTTGAGCCTATGAACATTATTACCATCATCACGAGTAGGTACAGGACAAGAGCGATTCCGGCCATGGCCATATTGCCCGAAGAGAAACCGATAAAGGCAATGGGGACGACCGCGATGAGCACCATCGCAAATACGATGAGGAAAAAGATACCCGCGCAGATTATTATCTCCCCGAGTGTCCTTTGGAAGACCGATACAGACGTGCGGATCGCAGGAACCAGTCTCTCGTCTTCCAGGACAATCGCCGGGACAACAAACATGGTGAGGATGCCGAAAATAAAGGTTGCCACAAGGGAGATGAACACAACCGCGAGATCCCCGGGGTAACTATTCAGAATGAACGTGAGTGCCGTTCCCGCAATAGCTCCTATCGCTGCCCAGCCTGTAAGTGTCCGCATGTGGTTTCCGGCCCGCACAAGTGCTTCCCGGATCGTGATAGTACTTCCTGAAATTATGTGCGAAACGTACGCGAGCAGCCCGGCAAGCAGATAGATCGTAAGAAATGTGCTGATGAGTGCCGTGGCCAGGGTGAGACCAATCCACAAGAGCGACCCCCGGGCAATCAGGATCGTGCCGGGGTCAACGATCGCACTTGTTATCGTGAACGGGCTGGGGCCGGAGATAGCTTCAAGGGACAGGGTTGATGCAAGGCTGAACACCATGACAATGCCAGAAAGAAGCGAGAACCAGAGAAGCCTTTTGTTCCTGAAGAGGATCCGTATACTTCCGATTGCAAGCCTGGCACCCCGGTCAATCCGTCCCGATCCCCCGGTCCCGCCACCCGGTTGTGCGGCAACTGCTGCAACCGCCGGTATTACCGGCATTGCCGGTGACGCTCTTATTACCTGTGCATTCGGGCACCAGCCGAGCCGGTGCCGGATAATTTCCATTGTGCGGGTGATCATGCCAACGCCTTCATGTTACCAATAATTTTTTCGCAGGTACCCAGGCCTGCGGTTTGTTCCGGGTCAGAGGGTATGTCAATATATGGATGTTGACTTTATATATTTTATGAAATTAAAATATTTCCTCAACTCGATCCGGATCCCTCGAAAGAGTTTCCGGATATGGGCCTCCTGTGTCCGGGTTCCCGCCGGTAGGTTCGTGTCCATCCCCTCCGCCGGATGTCCTGCGACCTGTTCAGATCGTCCCGCCAACTCTCTTCGCATACCGGTACGACCAGACTGAAATGTACACGGTGACCCCAAGGATTATCACCAGCATCAGGGCAATGGCCCAGATCCCGGCAACAAGGCTCCCGAGCACGGTGAGGATACCGGCAGCCATGAACGCAGGACCTCCGTGCTCGTGCGTCTTCTTCCAGATCTCGTCGCTCTCCAGCGTCCACGGGAAACGGATGCCCATGAGGGTGTTCCTGCCGATGTTCGGCATGATGCTGCCGAGTGCTATGAAGAGCAACCCCATCAGTATCGGGATGATGGTGATGACCGGCAGGTCGAGACCCAGTGCAACCATCAGGGTGACGATCTCAATGCAGAAGATCAGGGAAACGGTTGCAAGGATCAGGATGGCATAGTTCTCCCGGAATGCGGCAAGGGTGGTCTGCACCGAGTCGAACCGGGGGAGTGCCATGAGGAGAACCGTTGTTACCGAGAGGATGACCGGCAGACCGAAAGCCCCGATAAACCGGCTGGAAAACCCGTCCGCCTGCCCGTACAGGTTCCAGTGGATGGGAACCTCGGCCGGGAGATGAGGCAGGACCAGGAACGGGATCACCCAGGAGAGGATGATGATCCCCCAGGTCATGCGCATGAACCGGGCGGATCTCCGGGCAACCGGCCCCCCGTCCCCGGACGGGTCCTCCCGCCGGAGATTCCCGGGAGTTCCCTGCAGCGGGTGCCCCGCGGCAGCGGTCATGGGGCACCATCCCATGGCGTTCCAGACCGAACTGGTGAATTTCATCATCAGGCCGACCTTCTGTAGATCTGTTTCCCGTCGCTGTACAGCGCGATGCCCGACTGCTGTTCCCATGCCATGATTGTCAGGAGGTGGAGCCAGCCGATCGCGGCAAACCCGGCCAGGAACCCGTTGACTGCAAGCATTGAAAGGCCGGGGATGAGGCCGAGGAGGACGGCTCCCACAAATGCAAGGATGATTGCAGCGCCGATGACCGGAAGGAGGCGGACAACCGAGATCTGCTTCCAGTCATTTTCCTTCACTCTGCCGGTTTCCTTGACCTGCCGGAAAAGATCGCGGTACCGGAGGGCATCGCCACAGTACAGGATCGCGGCAAGGGCAAGACCGGTTGCGAGCATGGCAAGCCGGTCCCCGGTTGCTGTGGCAAAGAGGGAGATGCCTACACCGGTCACACAGAGCGCGAACGCGAATGCCCGGGTGCGGTACCGGTTCATACGGCCAAAGGAAAGGGACGACGTTCCCCCGCCGCCCGGTACCGAAATGAGAATCTGATCAGAGGGTGTAGTCCTGCAGACCTGGTGTGTCCGGGCGTTCGGGCACCATCCCGTGAGTTTTTGGATCTGTTCGAGGATAGCGTCTTTGAGGTAGTATCTCTCCTGGGAATGCATGATTTCAGGCTCTCCGTGCTGAACGGTTGGTCTGGATAAGGAGGATGAGGCCAAGTGCGATTGTTGCAAGAACCACGAGCGGCCACCAGCTGTTTCCCCCTACGAACAGGGTGGCAAACAGGATGACAATGGCAACTCCGGTGAACCATCGCGGGGTGTTTGTGTTTGCCGCGTACTGCGTCTCTTCAGATGGCA
This region includes:
- a CDS encoding transcriptional regulator FilR1 domain-containing protein; this encodes MDPLEVYNDNSKLIQSIFSSRLKIQILLAVTVGPKQLSELRDVTGSTSQAIIPKIRSLERLSLIEQRDHGYHITPVGNILATKIGNFVMTIGELMNHREFWATHDIEGIPEPFLHQIGDLIGSELKFDTTDNMFHVYSHFLSILQQAEYIHGISSVMSPAIADVLSERVVAGIPVELVVSHKIVEGLIQEPFSSKLRQLKPYTNFRIWIVEEPLHLGITVTDKHLSLGLNKTVNNVYDSSADMFSSDPKAREWAEGIFWYYKDRSVLLEME
- a CDS encoding UbiA family prenyltransferase codes for the protein MEVSTDEVVREGNYPFRFNEKTVNRIGDLYNFLIFSSLLLSFECVAMAFVSCIIQQVSWSAMTAVIPFLVAFSIYNLNRKTDEDEDAINRQDRFAFTKRYEKLLYYGGILALLLALAFSAMYGVLPLLATTAPFILGIMYSFRCLPAWTGYSRLKEIPAVKNIAVGISWAVICSLLPVYLIGSIPDSKTALVFVLFFMWGFMASLIPDMRDRIGDASAGVRTIPVIFGEKKAKTILSGVILVLGTPLIVLSLILSLPPFATALLVAANLYSHGCVYLLGQAQIRDFLADAISDGQYICFSLAILLLVPLYQGI
- a CDS encoding alpha/beta hydrolase — its product is MKTAAVNGITLAYREIGSGYPLLLINGFASTMDTWNPSLLALLARHFRVLIFDNRGTGYSTASDRLFSITLFADDAAALMDACGIDCAHLLGLSMGASIAQELVISHPARVQKLILVAGTCGGKNGIRMESEIWNRLSDKSGELPEIAHRMFSVLFPEDWLATHDPWKYCPEVHETTSVENAGRQAEAFFSWTGSFDRLPAIRCPVLVITGTDDIVIPPGNARILADRIPNAEQAGFTGAGHGLQYQYPEQLGRTIIRYLVETR
- a CDS encoding DUF6159 family protein, encoding MITRTMEIIRHRLGWCPNAQVIRASPAMPVIPAVAAVAAQPGGGTGGSGRIDRGARLAIGSIRILFRNKRLLWFSLLSGIVMVFSLASTLSLEAISGPSPFTITSAIVDPGTILIARGSLLWIGLTLATALISTFLTIYLLAGLLAYVSHIISGSTITIREALVRAGNHMRTLTGWAAIGAIAGTALTFILNSYPGDLAVVFISLVATFIFGILTMFVVPAIVLEDERLVPAIRTSVSVFQRTLGEIIICAGIFFLIVFAMVLIAVVPIAFIGFSSGNMAMAGIALVLYLLVMMVIMFIGSTIVGIATMGLFKYGTTNRLPDVYREYQEIV
- a CDS encoding SdpI family protein; translation: MMKFTSSVWNAMGWCPMTAAAGHPLQGTPGNLRREDPSGDGGPVARRSARFMRMTWGIIILSWVIPFLVLPHLPAEVPIHWNLYGQADGFSSRFIGAFGLPVILSVTTVLLMALPRFDSVQTTLAAFRENYAILILATVSLIFCIEIVTLMVALGLDLPVITIIPILMGLLFIALGSIMPNIGRNTLMGIRFPWTLESDEIWKKTHEHGGPAFMAAGILTVLGSLVAGIWAIALMLVIILGVTVYISVWSYRYAKRVGGTI
- a CDS encoding DUF1673 family protein gives rise to the protein MHSQERYYLKDAILEQIQKLTGWCPNARTHQVCRTTPSDQILISVPGGGGTSSLSFGRMNRYRTRAFAFALCVTGVGISLFATATGDRLAMLATGLALAAILYCGDALRYRDLFRQVKETGRVKENDWKQISVVRLLPVIGAAIILAFVGAVLLGLIPGLSMLAVNGFLAGFAAIGWLHLLTIMAWEQQSGIALYSDGKQIYRRSA